In the Diceros bicornis minor isolate mBicDic1 chromosome X, mDicBic1.mat.cur, whole genome shotgun sequence genome, CTCTTCTTCTGATTCTGGTTGCTGGACAAGGAGGTAGATGTGCTCACTGGTATCAACCTCAATCAGAGAGAACCCATAGAACAGATCAAGGATTAGAGTAGCTCGACTAAGGATATTTGGGAACACATCCTCAAATTCTTTGCCAGTGTGAGCCAATAGCTCATCCTGATGTATAGGCAGCAACTCCTCAGTGACATTAATGGTCAACTGGACCAAATCATTTGCCTTATCATTCATAGTGTCCTCTGACCAGAACTCCAAGCCAGCAGCCTGGCTTCTTTCTTTGGCCTTGTCAGCTTCCAGGGCCTTGTTATATTCTTCTGGCCAGCTCCAGGGTTCTTCATCATGGGCCTCTGCCACGAACTTCAGGGCTTCCATCTTTGTGATTTCCCTGTGGGCTCTAGAGCCCCACAAGAACTCAAATTCGAGGGGATTAGTGCCATACACTGGCCAGTACTCCAAGAACCGCATGCGCACAAAGTCAGTAGTGAGGAGGTTCCTTGTGTTCCCAAAGAGGTTGTTGATCCTCTGGGGCTCATCCAACACGTCAACTTTTAGTAGCAGGTCCCAAATGGAGGCCTCTCTTGCCCGGTTGCCATTCAGGAGAATGTGGCCTAGGACCAGGGCCAGGAGACCTGCCCTTTGCATATCCAGGGATTCTGCTATCCGATCAGTGGTCTGGAGACCCCGTTTGCTGATTAGGTTGTAGGTGTCAGCCTGGGGATCAAGAACCCTCAGGTTCAACCCAAAGACCTGATCCAGGTGGGCTGAGGCTCGTCTGAGGATCTCAGGAAACTGATCTGAGTATTCTCTGAGGAACTCCAGCATCTCTGTCTGCTGGATAGATCCCTCGGTTTGGCTTTTCATGCGCATGAAATTCACCAAAGCAATCGACCTGTCTTCTAAAGGGTCGTGGACCCTGAGCGCCCCCAAGCGTCGGGACTGCTCGTCTATAAGGACCTCGAGGTCATTCGGGTCCTGCGTAGCCTGGGAAGCGCTGGCACCCTGAGTGTCGACTGGCGTTTGATGGCCTTGGGGGGCATCGGGAACTAGCATGGAGGTGGGGGGCCTGGAGGCCTTAGTAGCCCGCATCTCACCCCAGCCATCGCTGTAATCTGCAATGGTCTCTGAGCTGCTGTGGCGCGCATTCTGGCTTACCAGAGACATAGTTCCAGGAGACAGGAGCGAAAACGGGGAGGTCAGCGATCTGTCGAAGAGAGGATAGTAGATGTGTCGGCGCCTCGGCACAAAGCCAAAGCCAGAGACCCGGGAGTTGGGTGGATCAGGAGTGAGAGCTGGTGAGAGGAGCAATCTTTCGTCACAAATACCAGCTAGTAATGACCGCAAGCCTCAGAGCGTTTAGCTTTGCCGCAGCCTACGCAGGCGCAGTCAGGTTCTGTGACGTGGTGACCACGCCCCGCTCCCAGTCCCCTACTCCTGCCCCCTACCTCTGCGAGGCAGGCGAGGCTGGTTGAAGTGATTGCTGCTGGACTCAAACTTGTTGGAGAAGAGAATTCAAGAAAGGGGATAACAGAGGTAAAGCAAAGGGGGCGAGAGATGGGGGATGTTCAATGACGCTCCACACTCCGCTTGAAGTTTTTCTGTGAGGTATAAAGCACCAGGCTAATAGGCAGTAGAGGattcagagaggaggagaaggatacTAATGATGAGAATTATTTTACGGATTCATTAATTCATCCACCCATTCAACAGGTATTTCTTGAGTACAtgccacatgccaggcacagtgctaggtaCTAGGGGTACACCAGAGGACGAACATAATGATTATCCTTTTCTATGTGTAGCTTACACTCTGGGGTAGTCTCAAACAATGGTAATAATAATGAGAGCTAACCCTtatggagcacttactatgtactaggcactgtttCTGGGACTTTCACTTTACCCATATTAAATCACTCAATCCTAGCTATGAGGTAGCTACTCTTAatggtcctcattttacagatgaggaaactgggtcaGAGAAGTGAATTTACCTGTCCAAAGTCAGGTAGCAACAAGTAGAAGAAACCggtatttgaacccaggtctgtcagaGTCTCAAGCATAAGTACTTTCTCTCACACTATCTGCCCTTCAAAGAATGTTTAGCTCTATTTGTTAAAAATGACTCTTACATAAAGTAGATGAAAATAAGTGCTCTAATGGAGTGTCAATTAACATATGGTACAAACACAGAAGAAGGAGTAAGCAATGAATTACAGCTTAGGCTGAGGTGTCTTTGATGGGGGGCACATGCCTTTAAGTGATGAATCGATGGGGGGCACATACCTTTAAGTGATGAATAGGATGGGAAGCATTTATAAGGGCACTCCTGGTTGAGGCATCAGCATCAGAAAAGGTCCAGAGGGGTGAAAGTACAAAATAAGTTTGTATAACAGCTGGTCACCCAGGGTGGCTAGAGCCAAAGTGCACTTGGATGAGTGGGAGATGAGGATGAAAGTGGTGAGACAGGAATGATTGGATTTCCTGTTTCTTTATTTAGCAGTATATCAGAACTGATTGGAGCCCCACAAGGTGGGAACAGGAACATCAAAATAGGGCCTGGTTATTCAGAAGGTTGGTCATGTGTTTGGGGAGGCATAAACCAAATGCTTTGACCAGGAAGAGGAGTcagctgctttttttttctgggagTGCTACCAAAATCATTGGGCTAAATCCTAGCCCTCAATCATCAAGGTATGCAGTGGGAtattggaaaggagaaaaaacttACATAGAGTTGCCATCTGCAGCCACAATTTAAATCCTTCCTTATATTCTTGATGGTAATGAATACCATTACATTCAGTTGTCTTGTGCCCTGGAATTCCTTCAGAGGGCACTGCCTTCATATGTGGGGGCCAGACACTTACCTCTGATGTATTCTACATCCCAGGTGCTTTCTGACAGTAGCGAAGCAGACGTTCAGGACCATGGATTTGGCCAAACTGGGTTAAAGAGATCAATGTTTATGCAAATGAATGTGCGTATTCTACAAGGTAGAAATGTGCAGTTTGTGTGCTGATTGTATCTTAGGAGAATCTTGTGAAAAGCAACACCATCTTCTGAGCTGCTACAAAGATGTAATTGAAATCAGATCTAATAGGATCCCTCACCCTGGTCTTTTCCTTTCCCCAGAAGGGCTCCATGTTCCTTGTCTAGACAGGTGCTGCCCAGGGGTAGATTCAGAGAGGATTTTTAATTCTCCAGTCataaaagaaaacagatatatatttttttcctgaaatccaGCTCACATTTAGTCTTGAGTTTACCTTCTATATCCCTCCATCTAATAAAAACAACATTGGATGGCAACATCTTACCTCTGAGATGACATCTTGATCCCACTTCACAGCATTCAAGTCCTTCACAAACTGGTCCCTACCTGGCTCTCCATCTTCATCTTTATCCCCCAGCACATCCTTCCATGAACTCTGCTCCCTAACCACATTGAGTTACACTCCTGGTCTCAGCCATTTCTATTCTAGTGGTCTGCAAACAGTTCTAGTTATtgctaaattaaaaatgaatgagcTGTGCCTGTGACTGTGACATATGGCATGTTTCCCACTCTGCTtaaggttgtaattagtatttgggtggtgaacatgatgtaatctatgcagaaatagaagtataatgatgtacacctgaagtttatacaatgttataaaccaatattactgcaatagacaaaaaaaataaaagaataaaataaaaaagagtgaatgtAAAAAGATGTAATATAAAAAACTTACCATTTTGAACTTCTTTTGATACTTTGTGACttcctttttgcattttaaaaacgtGAATATCTTTCCTTACAATTGTTTATCTTcatcataattttaataaattatttttactttataataaaGTGCTTTTACTGAGATGTAACATATAAAGTGCACAAATCATGAATGTAGAACTTGATAAATTATGATAGATTTAACATGCCATATGACCACCATGccaatcaagaaatagaacattgctaGCATTTCAGAGGCTCCCATGACACTTCCCCCCATCTCTCCCCTCACATTTATCCCAAGAGGAAACCCTATTCAGACATCAAgcatcatagattagttttgctggTTTCTGAGCTTTGTATAATatcaatggaattatacagtatgtactcaTTTGTAGCTCTCTTTTTCCAATAAAAAcccacatcttatttatccatgttgtatatAGTGgtatttgttcattttcattattgTACAGTTtaccattgtatgaatgtactacAACTTATTCTGtcaactgttgatggacatttacctTATTTCCAGTTTGtggttattacaaataatgaTGCTCTGGATGTTCTTGTGCCTGTCTTTGGTTCACAGGTATATTTATGTTGGAAATAAATCTAtaaatggaattgctagatcataaaTGTGTGTTTTCAGTTTTCATAGATCTTTCCAGag is a window encoding:
- the MAGEE2 gene encoding melanoma-associated antigen E2; translated protein: MSLVSQNARHSSSETIADYSDGWGEMRATKASRPPTSMLVPDAPQGHQTPVDTQGASASQATQDPNDLEVLIDEQSRRLGALRVHDPLEDRSIALVNFMRMKSQTEGSIQQTEMLEFLREYSDQFPEILRRASAHLDQVFGLNLRVLDPQADTYNLISKRGLQTTDRIAESLDMQRAGLLALVLGHILLNGNRAREASIWDLLLKVDVLDEPQRINNLFGNTRNLLTTDFVRMRFLEYWPVYGTNPLEFEFLWGSRAHREITKMEALKFVAEAHDEEPWSWPEEYNKALEADKAKERSQAAGLEFWSEDTMNDKANDLVQLTINVTEELLPIHQDELLAHTGKEFEDVFPNILSRATLILDLFYGFSLIEVDTSEHIYLLVQQPESEEEQMMLESLGRPTQEYVMPILGLIFLMGNRVKEANVWNLLRRFGVDVGRKHAITCKLMRQRYLECRPLSYSNPVEYELLWGPRAHLETTKMKALEYMARVYRKRPQDWPEQYREAVEDEEARARSEATAMFFFGPM